A single region of the Opitutales bacterium genome encodes:
- a CDS encoding substrate-binding domain-containing protein, whose protein sequence is MSWKFKIILSAVVLASLMAALFHSFIRDGDSRDKRLTVYAAASLQAPLKQLADAYEHSHGVGVRMNYGSSGELEARLRLQAKLGSAQADIYIPADESFSKKSFSDGLTEEAISIASFRLVLATSLGEHTQIDSLRELATKAPGYVICSPLAGAGRVTEISLRRMGIYEEIKSGAKAIMPTVTEAAQAVKGSEEILYGIIWSSTAAQFGLDIIDTAELNLSRTQVTAARVSGSDQKGDAQKFLEFLADPENSVAVFTQFHFDPVISADSH, encoded by the coding sequence ATGAGCTGGAAATTCAAAATCATCCTCTCAGCCGTAGTCCTGGCATCACTGATGGCAGCGCTGTTCCATTCTTTTATTAGAGATGGCGATTCACGAGACAAGCGACTGACCGTGTATGCCGCCGCCAGCCTACAAGCGCCGTTGAAGCAGTTGGCAGACGCCTATGAACATAGCCATGGTGTAGGCGTGCGGATGAACTACGGCTCCTCGGGCGAACTCGAAGCTCGGCTCCGCCTACAAGCAAAATTGGGCAGTGCGCAAGCTGACATATATATTCCAGCCGACGAAAGCTTCTCCAAAAAATCTTTCAGCGACGGACTCACTGAAGAAGCCATATCCATCGCCTCATTTCGCCTCGTGTTGGCAACTTCCTTAGGAGAACACACCCAGATCGATTCGCTGCGAGAATTAGCCACCAAAGCGCCTGGTTACGTAATCTGTAGTCCTCTAGCCGGTGCTGGCCGAGTCACAGAAATCTCCCTGAGACGCATGGGAATCTACGAGGAGATTAAATCGGGAGCTAAGGCGATTATGCCGACAGTGACGGAAGCCGCACAAGCGGTAAAAGGCTCGGAAGAGATTCTATACGGAATTATCTGGTCGAGCACTGCTGCCCAATTTGGCTTAGACATAATAGATACAGCCGAGCTAAATCTTTCGCGAACACAGGTCACTGCCGCACGCGTTTCGGGCTCAGACCAAAAGGGAGATGCCCAGAAGTTTCTTGAATTTCTGGCGGACCCCGAAAACAGCGTAGCAGTCTTTACTCAGTTTCATTTCGATCCGGTCATCTCGGCAGACTCGCACTAA